CAACTCTCCTACTCTCCCTCCCAGTCCCCGATGTCGAATCGAGGGCCCAGAAGGATATACTGATTAAGAAGGGGGTTAGGGTATATGGAGAACCCCCGAACCTCATCGATCCTCCCAGAGGCTGTAGATTCCATCCCAGATGTCCCTTCTCGATCGATTTGTGCAAGAGGGAGGAACCAGAGCTTAGGAGAGTGGATTCCCATCTAGTTGCATGTCATAGAGCTGGCGAGATAGATGTAAGGATTTGAAGGCGATCTTATTGATGGAACCTTCCTGAAGGTAGGAAGATTTAAGTCCTCGAGGTGCGTAGGAGGAATATGTGCAGGATCTTACTACTGATCGGTTCAGATAGCAGCGAAGCCAGTTCCTTACTCGATGCCCTAGCTAAAGCTAGCGAATGCGATCCTTTGCTCTCTAAATTGAGGGGGGAGGAATGCCCTAAGCACGATGATGGCTGG
This is a stretch of genomic DNA from Candidatus Korarchaeum sp.. It encodes these proteins:
- a CDS encoding ABC transporter ATP-binding protein, whose product is MAYVFITHDLLTVRHISDRIAVMYAGKIVELATTEGIFSETMHPYTATLLLSLPVPDVESRAQKDILIKKGVRVYGEPPNLIDPPRGCRFHPRCPFSIDLCKREEPELRRVDSHLVACHRAGEIDVRI